A segment of the Eptesicus fuscus isolate TK198812 chromosome 9, DD_ASM_mEF_20220401, whole genome shotgun sequence genome:
GCCCCTCTCTGAGTCATTTAAGGCTCAAGTCCACAAGAATCAGCAAGTCACCAGGAAGGACCCGAAGACACAGGAGCACGAGCTGAAGATCACTGGCTTCGGCGCTTGGGCGATGAGGTGTTCAGTCACACAGCGGGCTCCGGGGAGGGAGGCCATGCCAGCACAcacccccaggctgggctttGATTCTCGTGTGCTGGGAAGGGTTCCCTCTCAGGTCGGAGGTGTGAGGTCTGGacagccccccacctccctccctcggTCATACCTGGAGATaactgctgcccctcccccctcctcttctaAGGCCTTGAGATAAAAACCCCTGAAAGGGGAGAGCTTCCTCTCATGTGTAACCGTGGGGCTTCAGACTGTCAGCTGTTGTACAAGGGAATCACCCGGGTGATCGCCTGCCTGCAGATGGGGCACTTCTTGGGCTCTGGCAACGCCTGGTAGCACTCGGTGCAGGCACACACGTGCCCACACTCCAGGAACACGCAAGACTTGAAGTTGCTCAGACACACGACACAGGTGCTCTTCAGactctcccggtcctcgggcctgGCTTGGCTCAGCAGCTGGGCCTCGTGCTCCCGGAACTCCTTCTCCATCTGCTTGAGGCGCAGGCGTTCCTGCCACTGCAGATACTGCTTTCGGAGGATGAAGAAGAGGGCCGCGCACGCGGCAAAGCCAAACACCAGCGTCAGGACCTTCCAGAGCCTGACGCTCgactcctgcctctgcagcaggctGTCAAAGTCCTGGCTGCTCAGGTAGTACTGCATGCCCTGCTTGGGGGGCTGCAGGCGGACGGAGTTGTTGTCCAGGACCAGTTCACCCACCCCTGTGAGGGTGGCCCCAACCTTCAGCATCTCCTCGGTCTCCTGGACGCCCTTGGGCCGCTCCCCGCTGATGTAGTGGCCGATGGTATCAGCGAGGGACTGGATGGAGGGGTGGAACTTCTCATACACAGTCTCCAGGCCCAGATCCACCGAGTCCAGAGGCTTCAGCACTCGCACGGCCACACCCACGCCCTCCTCGTGGGGGACCAGGTCAAAGGGCACCGTGTTGGTCCTCTGGTGAATGATCTTTGAATAGTCATTCCTAAAACAATAAGAGAACTCAAGATAAAGGACAAGCAAACACCTCACGCCCAGGAAGAGATGGAGGTCACATGCATGCCAGAAGGACGGGGTAAAATCTGACATAGCTAGAGGAGGACAAGAGAAATCAATATTATCCAAGTGCCTCAATTTGTTAGGTTCTCATTTGTTGCTATCAGTGGGCAACAAATACCATCATAGATCACCTCTACCATTTATTTCCTTTAgccactttaaaataaatatccaattctttaaaaaattaaaaagagaactaccaggtgatccagcaatctcacttctgggtactgaactgaaatcaggatcttgaagagagATCTACATACccatgctcactgcagcattgtTCACGACAGCCAAACAGGGAGGCAGCCTACATGTCCATGACGGATGCGTGGATAAAGAATGCCACACACGCACAAACACAGAGGATTATTCagcataaaaagaaggaaatcctgcctaccggcgtggctcagtagttgagcatcgacctatgaaccaggaggtcacgattcgattcccagtcagggcacatgcccaggttgcagggctcgatccccagtgtggggcgtgcaggaggaagccaatcaatgattctctctcatcactgatgttgctatatctctcccctctcccttcctctctgaaatcaataaactttttttttaaaggaaatcctgccatatgCAACAAAGATGGATAAACCTGGAGAGCACTGTGCTAAGCAAACCAGGCCACTCACAGAAGGACAAACATGGCATAATCCCgtttatatgaggtatctaaaatagtcaaacttacagaagcagaatggtggttgccaagggctagGGGCAGGGGAAGAAAATGGGCGCCGCTTTgaatgggtacaaagtttcagtgacACAAGATGAGCCAATTCTAGAGGTCTGCTGTACAACTGTACGCCTCTAATTACCAAAACTGTACCGTTACACTTAAACGTTTGTTAAAAGGGGcccaggccggcatggctcaagTGGTTGAGCCTAGACCTGTGGGCTGggaggtcgaggttcaattcctggtgagggcacatgcccaggttgtggacttgatccccagtgggggcatgcaggaggcagccaactggtgattctctctcatcactgatgtttctctttctctctctcttcctctccttttctctctgagatcaataaaaatatttttttaagtttgttaaaAGGGTAGATCTTGTGAAGTGTTcttactataataaaaaataataataataaaatacaaaaacaaaaacctactaGGGTCATTTGGGAAAATGGTACtccatttaaaagcaaaatagccgaaaccggtttggctcagtggatagagcgtcggccttcggactcaaaggtcccaggttcgattccggtcaagggcatgtaccttggttgcgggcacatccccagtggggggtgtgcaggaggcagctgatcgatgtttctctctcatcgatgtttctaactctctatccctctctcttcctctctgtaaaatatcaataaaatatattttaaaaataataaaaataaataaaataaaagcaaaataatccacaaagtcattttaataaatactgaaatCATTAATCCACGCCATAAATGAGTAGTTTCAAACTCTGGTGGTCATATCAACGAATTCCAGCCCGTCCTGGAGACCCTGGTCCGGCAGGTCTGGAACGGGCCCAGGAACCTGCGTTTGAACAAGATGCCTAGGTGACTCTAAGTTAAGAGTCCTCAGACCACACACAGAATATTAACACCGTTAAGAAACTGGCCTACTCCCTGTCTCAGGAGAAGCTGTCAGGTTTCAGTCGGCGGAGAAAGGCTACGTACCAGAGGTGGGTTGTTCGGTTCCACACCATCTTGTGCTCCTGAAGGGTCAGCCGCTGAATCACCCCCTTGCAATTTTCCACAAACTGGCTGTTGAGCGTTTCTTTAACAGACCGCACAGCTCCTAAATGGAAACCAATTATTTTCTTTCCGAAGCATTGCTCTGCCTTTCCCTTTAGGgtcatttaaattttgtttttagttggAGTTCGTTTCACTAATCAAAATGGTGACAATGTGATCAACATAAGTTATGCTTTGTGGGTCCTCTTCCAAGCACTACAACAACCCTGTAAGGTAGACAGTCTCTTAGAGATGGACAACAGAGGTTCAGAAAGGCTGGGCaatttccccaaggtcacactgcaatAATCCAGGTCTTTCTGAGCCCCAAGTCCAAGTTCTGGACTACTGCCCCACGGATACACACATCAGCCAAGAACAAACTTTTAGAAGAGGAAGTTACTTTTCATTttaccaaataaataaacatacctTCAATAACAGCATAAGGCACACATTTTCCTGGAGCTTCTGAAAGGATACTCTTTAAGTCTTCACCCAAGTGGATTCTTTTAGCTCCCTAAATGCAAACAACATGTTAAACTGACTACTGAATACTGACAAGTTCAATCACACTTAaagggcaaaaaaagaaaaagactattcACTTTTTTCATGTTGAaaggaggcgatcaggcaggaagaagACTAGAGGAGATTCAGACTCCAAAGCTGTGTCTGAGAAGTTTCAACATACAAACAGGCATGGggcactgcctccctctgccatctgcagaatggggtgtcacatatattcttttgtgtgtgtgtaatatgtttattgacttctttggagagaagagaggagaatagacggatagaaacatcgatgagagagaaacatcatcaatcagctgctgcCGGAAACCGATCATTTGTCTAATAGAAAgatgtgcgcccctgggtctgggtgaggccacgtgcccctgagtccgggtgaagccgtgcccctgggtctggccgagaccaaaccagagggagtcggacctccgttaccaccatttgtccaccatccagagctgaggggtcagtgctgacatgtacacataaggaactggtggacattgaaattgggtctctaaagaactgttggtccagaaagaaactcactacagactgattcatttgcctgtcagcataactattattgctcgtctcacattcagttcttataagtatatctctagtgacacatgatctcgctcatctaggggaaatgatgaacaacatagactgatgaacaagaacagaaccagaaacaaggaggcatcaatcggactatcgggcctcagagggaggataggggaggttggggggaggggggagagatcaaccaaaggacttgtgtgcatgcatatgagcctaaccaatggttaagttcaacagggggttggggcatacgtggggaggggtgtgggatgggaatggggggatgaggacgaatatgtgacaccttaatcaataaagaaatttaaaaaaaaaaagaaagatgtggaAGGCttgtcaaccttgaagctctgaaaggtcagagccaaccactcccatctaattgagacaatggtaactgaggcaacttccccaccaaataatcatgtaaatccttccTGACAAGATcatctgcctgttactggaattatgggtgtatcccatagtctcaataaaagggatagcaaggccaaagcaaggcggtagtcctcccactagaggtgggctcccgcctggcgccccaatattcccaaattaaatctttttctagtctctttcatttgtgtgcggccttctccagaacccgaaccctgaaccacgcgggacgtgaaaggggctcccacatcttaaagtaattaaggcttggtgcagCCTACCCGCAGGTTGACTTCtccatcatctgcctcctgcacagtccctattggagatctagcccacaacccaagcatgtgccctgatggggaactgaaccatgacctcttagttcctaggtcgatgctcaaccactgagccacaccagccgggcatatCCTTTCTCCAGTTAATGGAAATATACACTccttttcatcttcatttttaaatgaaacttatGAACCAATTTGTATACCATAGGCTGAATATATTTGAATCTCTTCTTGACAATACAGAACCATAAATCCAAAGGTTCATGTGTAAAGCATCTAAACAAGTGCCTAGTAGGCATTATCATCGCCAGGCCTCTATGAACTCACGCCCTGCATTGTACACCATCATAAAGGGGTGCCTTTGCTTTACAGGCACGATCTGTTACctggtgccaagcactgttctattTTCAGTTTGTCTTCTTCCCTTTCACAATCAGGTGCGCATAGCGACATCTGCTGCTGTCTTCCTCTGACAACCGCTAGTTCTCCCACCCCTTCCAATTCAGTTTCCAACCTGCTGTGCTTGGGAACCGTTCTTTCAAAACTATGAAAAAAGttatcaaatcaataaacatttcctgagcatctatgtgccaggcacagtgctgggcGCTAGGGATTCAGGGATGAATGAAGGGCAGTTTCCACTTTCACAGTATTGCCATCAACAAATCTTAAGGATGCCAGAGAAGTTACCTCTAAAGAGGAGATGAGATACTGCACACATATTAAGGTCACTCTAAGATTAAGCTACTGCTACACAGTAAATGAGCAAGGTCAACAAACACTTATTAACCACCTACACtgtgaagaaaaattttaaaataatagccatAACAGCTAACACAGtgtatttacttgtttgtttgtttgtctttctccACTGGACTATTAGACTCTAGGAAAGTTAGGGCCCTGCTTGTCTTGTTCACTAATGCCCTCCTAGTGCTGAGAACGGAAGCTGacacatagcaggcactcaatatatatttgctgAATACTTAAGCACATACATATGCGATAGCACTTTGCTAAGCACTTTAAATGTATAAATCCATTTAATGCACACACCATCCTTATATagtagacattatttttttaatatattttattgattttttttacagagaggaagagagagtgatagttagaaacatcgatgagagagaaacatcgatcagctgcctcctgcacaccccctactggggatgtgcccgcaaccaaggtacatgcccttgaccggaatcgaacctgggacccttcagtctgcaggccaacgctctatccactgagccaaaccgttttcggcTATAGTAGACATTATTAGCCTCaattacagataagaaaactgaggctcagagaggtgaagtgacttgtcccaagtcacacagctggtaaagtATCCACCAGGGGATGGCcagttagaatttttttaaagcgcTGGGAAGAGGAGTATGGTCAGTAAGACGTGGGATTGAATCAAGCTTCAATGCATCTACTGTGATTGAGCAACTTAATTTAGCTAAGTCTCGGTtctcaaaaatgtaaaagatgGGGAGCATGATCTCACAGAATTTTTATGTGGAATATATGAACCTTAAGATGTAAAGAATCTAGCCCAGAGGCTGGCACATAGAAGGCATGCAATAAACATGCATTCCCATCACTATAAGAAATACACAGCGATAACACACAAACCTGACTATAGAAGTCTTataatctgattaaaaaaatagaatctaaaaTATTAGGAGTCCCAAATCTTTTTACAAAAAGGGGCCATTTCCACCCTCATTTAGGAACTAATTGGCAAAGCTTTTAAGGTCATCCAAAAACGGGTGCTGGAGAGTTCACCGTTTCAAAGAATCCCACATCAGGCCCACTTGATGCAACCTGATTTCTGAGTCAGGAAGTGAAGTATCAGTTACACTCACAGCCAATGACTTCCGAAGTAACTTGGTTATTTAATCAGGGGAAGAACAGGGGAGCTGGAATCTCACTAGGACCCCATTCACATCACAGATTCAATTGTTTGGTAACTTGGTTCATTCCAGAGAGATCCCAAAACTCCTCTCACAGAGAAGATTTCACACATTTGTTTCTAAAACAATTAACTATCAGAAAACAATCTGATAATGAAGTTGGTGGGTTTAGGAATCCATCTTTCCAATAAATGTCCAATTAAACCCTAACTGTTGTAGTGTAAGAATGTCGGCCAAAACGAATCCACGTTTATTGAGCAtcgtttattgagcatctaatcAAGTACTGAATCAGAAGAAAGATAAGGGCCCTGTTTCCAGCCTAATGAGGTCCATCTCTTTCTCGTGGGCCATTCACCATAAAGCAATGTCctcaatcagaaaagaaaaaaaaaatcccacacgTGGAACTAAAAGATCTAAGTTTCAGTTTCAACCTGACTAACTTGTAAGACCGTTCCTCTGCGCCCAACTTCCTGATTTGCAATCTGAAGGCAATTTTCACTTTATCTCAAAAATTACTGTgcaggaaaaaaaacaagaggGGGATGTCTTATGTAAGCTGTAAAGTGCAGCTGGAGAGGGTTAGTTTTAaagtcacttaaaatattttaaaaaaggaagcgtCTGTAGAAGCAAGGAGTTGAGTAGCTACAGGTTccgcacttgctgttccctctgcctgaaccGCGCTTCCCCAAGACATCTGCAGGTCCCCCTCATCCTCCTGGCTCTGTTCAAATGCCACCTTATTTAAAATAGCAAGCCTCCgtttctccagcatcacatccccccttctccctgcgTGACTCTGTAGTATTTATCCCCACCTGTCACACCACCTGATTGGTTTGTCCCTTGTCTGTCTTGGTTGTAGTAGAATGGAatctccatgagggcaggggctTTTGTCGGTTCTACCCAAGCGATATCCCCAGGAGCCTGCAGcttagatgttcaataaatattggaaTCGAGTCGTGAAGTCAAGATTCATTCTGCATCATGGGAGGGGCTTGGCAGAAAAAGAGGCGTGAAGCAGTTATCCCAATACCCGAATTCTGGTCCTAGGTCCTCCATTCCCTGCCCGGGGGACTCTCGCCTTGGCCTAGTTCCTCTTTTGGATAGTTTCCGACGGTGGCCCGGCCCAAGGCGAACTGTGGGCTCACCATGACCGGAGCCAGAGAGGACCGGCTGGGGACCGCACTGACCTTGAGCTCTTGGGCGACCTGGGCCTTGTGCCGGTACACGGAGTACAGGCAGGCGGTGACGACGGAGCTGGTGCCCAGGAAGATGAACTGGCCCAGCGAGGGCCGCCCTCCGTTCTCCATGGCGGCGCCGAACCCCGAGAGCAGGAGGGGACGGCGACCTCAGGCCCCGCGACCCCAGCCCCAAACCTCTCCCTCCACCGCGCTCCACCCGGAAACGCAGCCGCCGAGGCCGAGGAGATCTTTCCCGGAAACCCTTATCTGGTCGCCAAGCGGTTTCGTAATCCCACACcggaagtggggggcggggaaagaGCAGACCGGAAGGTGGTGTTGCCAGGGTGATGGCCGCGCAGCCAGGGCGTccccaggggcggggcctccggggccGGGCGTGCGGAGTGTTTTGCGGAAGCTGAGCCGGGCTCTCTTCCCTCCCAGATCCTTTCGCCTTCCGGGCACGCGCGCGGACCACAATTGATTGGCCGGCGTCTAGATAATCTCGGTCCCGTTGATTTCATAGGGGTTTGGGGCTGTTTAATGCTGTTCGATGTCTCCACCATTAGattagaaggaaagaagagaatggGTCATAAGCATTTATGAGTATTACACATTTAAGCTTCAGGGCAAACCTTGAGACTTGGATTTTATtcttccactttacagatgagagaacagGCCGAAGAGGTTAGGccgcagtgatcggcaaactcattagtcaacagagccaaatatcaacagtacaacgactgaaatttcttttgagagccaaattttttaaacttcaacttcttctaacgccacttcttcaaaatagactcgcccaggccgtggtattttgtggaagagccacactcagggggccaaagagccgcatgtggctctcgagcggcagtttgccgaccacagggttagGGGATGTGCTCAAAATCACACTGCCAATGAGTGCGAGAGAGGAATTTACTAGACTCCAGAGCCCTTACtcctgtagagagcgcctgggaaggcacatgggcattcttttaattattgtcagctgaacccagtggcGTTGGGAACAGCTTTGCCAAAAAGACAAgggtgccaaaaccggtttggctcagtggatagagcgtcggtctgcggactgaagggtcccaggttcgattccggtcaagggcatgtacattggttgcgggcacatccccggtagggggtgtgcaggaggcggctggttgatgtttctctctcatcgatgtttctagctctctatccctctccctctctgtaaaaaatcaataaaatatatatttaaaaaaaaaaaaaataaaataaaataaaaaaggtaagggtgttgtcagcttgaccttcatttcagctCAGGTGTCCGGAAGTGGGTTTTGATCTGTAAATCCaatcaagcaccaggaatgaataggactcgagcctactcaagaatgcaaatcatctcctttgtcttgacttttggtgaaacttcctggtaatttggggtataaaataacatgctgcatcggctctgggtcactgtctctccctcAGAAGAGGGCATCGGTCCCACAtggtcccagctttttccttctatctctgtgtcttgtctctttcttttatttctcaatccccatcCCCTCTACTCGAAGAACTggatcatctctctttccgtgctggactCGGAAAAGAGAGACCCCGCCATATACTCCAAGAAGGCAGATTTTATCACCAAAGTAGCCCCTTAACCTGCCATCACTACATATAACAACATATTGTTTATTAACTAATAATTACAGctgcatttattgaatgcctattatGTGTCAAGTATTATGACAAACAGCTTCACAGACATCATACCATTTACTTCTCACAGCACAGTTGTGAAGCAGATTACAGAGACTGTTTTCTGACCTCTATAGTGATCTCCCTAAAATAATCAAGAGATACCCAAAATCTTATCCAGAACATCAACCTACAAAGCATTTGTCCTACGGGTTATGCTTTAAATTCTTGAAAATACAGGAATATACCTGTTGGCCCAATTCAATGTCTATAAAGAGCATTTAAACACTGTAAATTGCTCCCAAGAAGTAAAATCTCTTTAATAAAGCAGCTGGCTATCCCTGACATTTTTCTACCCCATTCCTTAATCATTCTTGGAGTCAAACAAGAGTTACTTTCTATGAACATGAGGTTAGAATCTACAGATTGCCAACACCACTAGATACCTTTGCTGATTTTCAGCCCAAGAGATTATCATAaatttttacacacacatacttaaaataagatctatatttaattttgtaatgGAACTTGTCAAAAAGTTTGATAACACCTTGTGTTGGCAAAGGTGTGGGGACATAGACTCCTTTTTGACCTAGCAATTCCCCTTCTAGAAATTCTTCCTACACAGATACACATGTGAACATGGCCAATTTACAATATTACTCACTGCGGCATCACTTTTAATAACAAAAGAGTGAAAGCAATCTAAATCTTATAACTAGTGAATTgtttacataaatttttaaatacgTGTATATGAGCATAGTAAATTTAAAAGGCAGACTGCAAAACTGTTTGAAGATGAgtccatttactttaaaaaaaagagagaaatacactgagtggccagattattatgatctctgaactcataataatctggccactcgtgtgtgtgtgtgtgtgtgtgtgtgtgtgtgtgtataattatatgtatatatattatattatatatgtatacacacacacacacacacacacacacacacacactagaggcccaatgcacaaagattcatgcaagaatgggccttccttcctctggttgtgggcaccaccttcactcgggctggagccgcctttctgccttcccatgct
Coding sequences within it:
- the MUL1 gene encoding mitochondrial ubiquitin ligase activator of NFKB 1, whose protein sequence is MENGGRPSLGQFIFLGTSSVVTACLYSVYRHKAQVAQELKGAKRIHLGEDLKSILSEAPGKCVPYAVIEGAVRSVKETLNSQFVENCKGVIQRLTLQEHKMVWNRTTHLWNDYSKIIHQRTNTVPFDLVPHEEGVGVAVRVLKPLDSVDLGLETVYEKFHPSIQSLADTIGHYISGERPKGVQETEEMLKVGATLTGVGELVLDNNSVRLQPPKQGMQYYLSSQDFDSLLQRQESSVRLWKVLTLVFGFAACAALFFILRKQYLQWQERLRLKQMEKEFREHEAQLLSQARPEDRESLKSTCVVCLSNFKSCVFLECGHVCACTECYQALPEPKKCPICRQAITRVIPLYNS